In the Thermomicrobiales bacterium genome, GGACCTCATACTCCCCCCGCAACGCATGCCGCGCCGCCTCCCTGGCCAGATACAGCACACGCCCCGCGCTCTCCCCGTCCCCCGTCCCTCGTCCCCCGTCCCTGATCTTCACATAGTCGAGGTCGGGCCTGACCGCCGCTGCCACGTTCGACGTCAGCGTCCACGGCGTCGTCGTCCAGACCAGCAGGGCGGCGTCCTCGTCCACCAGCGGGAACTCGACATAAACGGAGCGATGGGTGCGATCCTGATAGCCCTCGACCAGCTCCATCTCGGACAGGCCGGTGCCACAGCGCGGGCACCACGGCATCACGTCGTCCCCCTTGTAGATCCAGCCGCGCTCGTGGCAGGTCTTCAGGAAGTGCCAGATCGTGTAGTTGTTGACGTCGGACATCGTGTAGTACGAGTTGTCCCAGTCCATGAAGTTGCCGAGGCGCTTGGTCTGCTCCGTCTGGATGCCCGAGTACTTCCGGACGCGCTCCTTGCACAGGTTCACGAACCGGTCGATGCCGAACTCCTCGATCTCGCGCTTGCTGCCGAGGCCCAGCTCCTTCTCGACCTCGACCTCGACCCAGAGCCCCTGGCAGTCGAAGCCGTTCTGGTAGCGCTGCTCGTGGCCGAGCATCGTGTGGTAGCGGACCCAGAGGTCCTTGTAGGTGCGGCCCCAGGCGTGGTGGACGCCCATTGGGTTGTTGGCCGTGATCGGCCCGTCGAGGAACGACCAGCGCGTGCCGGAGCCGTCGTTCTTCGTCAAATACTGCTCGACCACGCCGCTGGAGTACCACCACCCCAGCCGCTCGCGCTCCATCGCCGGGAAGTCCGCCCTGGTGTCGACCTCCCGAAACATCCTCGCCGGTGCGTTCGTCACGTGTCTGCCTCCCTGTAGGGGACCTCACCCCCGGCCCCTCTCCCGCGGGGAGAGGGGTGTCGTGTGTCGAAGTAGGCTAGTGCGACGTAGACTCCTCCCCTGCCAACCCATCACACCCCCGCTCCCCGCGGGAGAGAAGCGCTGGATCGGCAGCGCAGGCTGCCAACCCATCACACCCCCTCTCCCCACGGGAGAGGGGGCGGGGGGGGTGAGGTCCCTCGCTCCCCCCCAAAACGAAAAAATCCCGCCCTCGAATGAGGACGAGATTGCTCCCGCGGTACCACCTCGCTTGGCCGGCCCCCTCTGGGGACAGCCCGCTTCTGGCGCCGCTGGTAACGGGGCGGCGTGCCCGGCCACGTCTACTGGGGCGTGTGCCCGTTCGGGTGGCGGCTCAGGAAGGATAGTCGGCGGCGGCGCCCCATGCCCGGCTCGCACCAGCCCGGACTCGCTGAGGGACGGCCGGCCGCCGACGTGGTTCCGTCGTTGCCGTTAGGGAAATCGTAGCAAACGCGTCAATACTACGAGCGCTGGCTCCGGTCCGGCGTGACCCGGTTGATGACCCACAGCAGCGCGAACGAGCCGAGGAATCCGACGACGATCGACCCGATCCAGTTGACCGCGTTCAGCCCGATCAGGTTGCCGATCCAGCCGCCGAGCCAGCCGCCGACCAGCCCGATCACCAGCGCGCCGCCGATCGTCGCTGGCTGCGTCGGGATCGAGCGATAGATAGCGAACATTGCCGCGGCGCCGGCGATCAGCCCTGTAATCAGCCAGATAATCAAATCCACCTGGTTGCCTCCTTGCTACACCGGCGCGTCTCGCGATTCAGTTGGGGTTGCCTGAGTGCCAGTATAGCGCCCGCCTGTCGACGCGTATACCCGCTCTAGCCCTCCGCGTTCGCCTCCAGCCAGCGCAGCGCCGCCTTCGCCATCATCTCGACGCCCAGCGGCAGCGAGCGCTCGTCGAGGTCGAAGCGCGGGTGATGGTGGTCGAAGTTCTTGCCCGTCTCGTCGTCGCGGCTGCCGACGAAGAAGAACGACGCCGGGATGCGGTCGGTGAACTCCGAGAAGTCCTCCGAGCCCATCAGCGGCGGGCCGGTGATCACGTTCTCTTCGCCGATGATCTCGGCCAGCGCCTCGTGAACGATCGCCGTCACGCCCGGGTCGTTGATCGTCGCCTTGCCGCCCGTCCTGTACTCGACCGTCGCCGAGCCACGCATCGCCTCGGCAATGCCCTCGATCAGCTTCGGCAGCCGCTCGGCCATGTAGTCGCCGACCGCCGGGTCGAACCAGCGCACCGTCCCGCGCATCGTGGCGGAATCGGCGATGATGTTCCCGGCTGTCGTCCCCGCGTGCAGCGTGCCAACCGTCACGACGGCCGGCTGCTGCGGGTCGACCTCGCGCGCCACCAGTGTCTGCAGCGTCGTCACGACCTCGGCCGCGATCACCAGCGCGTCGATCGTCTTGTGCGGTGTTGCGCCGTGGCCGCCCCGGCCCTGGATCGTCGCATGGAACCCGTGCGCGCCGGACATCGCCGGCCCGGAGATCGCCGCCGCCATGCCGACCGGGTAGTAGCTCATCAGGTGCAGCCCGATCGCCGCGTCGACCGTCGGGTCCTCCAGCACGCCATCGGCGATCATCGCCCGCGCGCCGCCACGGCCCTCCTCGGCCGGCTGGAAGCAGAAGACGATCGTGCCGGGGATCTCGTCGCGCTTCGGGTAGAGCAGCCGCGCCACGCTCATCAGCATCGCCGTGTGCCCGTCATGGCCGCAGGCGTGCATCACGCCCGACACCGTCGAACGGTACTCAACGTCGTTCTGCTCCTCGATCGGCAGCGCGTCCATGTCAGCGCGCAGCAACAGCGTCTTGCCCGGCCGGCCGCCCCGCAGCACCGCCTTGACGCCGGTCACGCCGATCCCGGTGCGGACGTCCTCGTAGCCGATCGCCCGCAGCCGCTCGGCGACGATCCCACTGGTGCGCACCTCCTCCAGCCCCATCTCCGGGTGCCGGTGGAAGTCGCGCCTCGTCTCGATCAGCTCCGGCAACCACTCTTCGATCTCTTCGCGGAATGTCTCAGTCACAACCATCCGAACGCCTGTCCCTTCCTGTCTCACGCGGTAGGTCGTCAACGTCAGACCGCCCAGTCGTTCGAGGCGTCAACTACCATCCTGGCTTGTCATCCTTCGCGTACGCGCTCAGGATGACAAGCCGACGGGGTGTCCAGAGCGGCAACATCCCCCTTCCTTTGTCATTCACTGCCCGGAGGGCGTCCGCGCAGCCGAAGAATCTCCCCACGCCGGACACGACCCAACACGGGAGAGATTCTTCGCTCCGCTCAGAATGACAAGCCGACGGGGTGGCTGCCGCGCCACACGACCTGACAGCTTGACGCTGACGACCCACTTAACCTTCAGACCACCGGGGCTATCGTAGCAGAGTGCAACGCGACTCCATCTCGTATCCTTCCAGCGAGGATGATCGACGCCACGCAGGGAGGCTGACTGATATGACCGGCTGGGATGACGTTGTCGAGCTGACCAGGCGGCTGGTTGCCGCGAAGAGCTTCACCTCGGTCGGCGAGCAGGAGGCAATCGAGGTCGCCCGCCAGGCGATGGTCGCGCTGGGCTACGCCGATGTCCAGATCGACGAGATCGGCAACCTCACCGGCCGGATGGGCGGCAGCGGCGCTGGCTGCATCGTCTTCGACGGCCATATCGACACCGTCGGCGTCGGCGACGAGTCCGCCTGGGCCAGCGACCCGTTCGTCGCCGCAGAGCGCGATGGCCGGCTCTACGGCCGCGGCACGTCCGACATGAAGGGCGCGATCGCCGCCATGCTCGTCGGCATCGCCCGCCTCAACCACGACCCGGCCCCCTGCGACGCGATCGTCTCCGTCAGCATCGCCGAGGAGGCGGTCGAGGGGTACGCCCTCGGCAAGGTGCTCGACCGCTACCCGGCCCGCGCCGTCGTCATCGGCGAATCCACCAGCCTGCACCTCGCCACCGGCCAGCGCGGCAGGGCCGAGATCGTCCTGGAGACGTTCGGCATCCCGGCGCACTCATCCACCCCACACCTCGGCCGCAACCCGATCCGCGCGATGGGCACGCTCGGCAACGTCATCGCCAACCTGCCGCCGCCGACCGACGACTTCCTCGGCCCCGGAACGATCGAGATCACCGATATTATGTCTCACCCCTACCCCGGCCTCTCGATGATCCCCGAGCGCTGCGTGGCCACCTTCGACCGCCGGCTGCTGCTGGGCGAGACCGAGGAGGACGTGCTGGCCGAGATGCAGAGCATCGTCGACGCCTACACGCAGAACGACCCGACCCTCAAGGCGCGAGTTGCCTTCGGCGTCGACCGGTTCCAGACCTGGACGGGCTACGAGGTGGACGCGGTCAACTTCGCCCCGGCCTGGCGCACGCCCGACGATCACCCGATCGTCCAGGCAGCGATGAACGCGCTGGTCAGCGCCGGCCTGATGCCGATGCACACCCACTACGCGTTCTGCACCAACGGCAGCGAATCCGCCGGCCGGCGCGGCATCCCAACGGTCGGCTTCGGCCCCGGCAGCGAGGCAGAGGCCCACCGGATCGACGAGAGCGTCGAGATCGCGCATCTCACCGCCGCCGCCACTGGCTACGAGTACCTCGCCCGCGAGCTGATCCGGCTGTGACCACCGATCCGCAGGACGAGCTGTTCGATATTCTCGACGCGGAGAGCCGGCCAACCGGCATGGCGAAGCCCCGCCGCCTCGTCCACCGCGACGGCGACTGGCACGGCGCGATCCACATCTGGATCGGCGCGATCGTGGCCGGCGTGCCGACCGTCATTTACCAGCGACGCTCGCTGACGAAGGACACCTGGCCCGGCGCGCTGGACGTCGCCGTCGGCGGCCATATCCGCGCTGGCGAGACGCTGGCCGAGACCGTCCGCGAGGCCGAGGAGGAGCTGGGTCTGGCGCTCACGCTGGACGACCTCACCCCAATCGGCCGGCGCTTCACCGACTGGAGCGCCGACGGCGTCATCGACCGCGAGGCGCAGGAGGTGTTCGCCCTCCGCTGCGACCAGCCCCTCGCCGCCTACCGACTGCACCCCGAGGAAGTCGCCGCCGTCATCGCCATCGACATCGACGCGGCCGAGTCCCTCTTCACTGGCCACGTCGATGCCATCCCGGCCTGGGAGCATGCTCGCGGCGCCGCCGAGGACCACCCGATCACGGTCCACCGCGCTGACATCGCCGGCTATGGCGCCCGCTACCCCCTCGCCGCCCTGGCTGCACTCCGCGCCGTCCTCCGTGGTGAGACGCCCGAGCCGTTCGAGTTGGGCGCAAGCGAGCAGTAGCCGGCTTCTGGTTCAGCGGCTAGCGCTCGTTCTCAACGAGCTCCTGGATGCGCGTGACGAACGCGGAAGCGGTCTCGGGAGGAAATGCTGCAACAGCCTCCGGATACTGACTTCCCGCCTCTGCCATACCATCCGCCGGGAGCGTAAACCACCACGGGTGGCCATAGCTTGTTGCCATGTACTCACGTCCGGCGTCGAAGTCCTCGAGCGGCCTGACAAAGAACACGTAGCGCTGACCAGCCACGAGCGGGATAGCTCCGAACTGCGCCTTCATCGCGGCGATCTCTGCCTGAGTCGTTGGGGGCGCCGCTGGTCGGTCGCCGGAAGCGCTCCGTCCCTCCATCTGAACGACGGGGAGGACCGAGGGCCCCTGACCCTTCAGATACGCCTCAACCGAGACCTCATACACCTGCCCCAGATGGAATCGTTGGCTATCTGGCTGACTATGGTTCGTCACGTCACGAGCGAGATTCACAATCTCGCCAGGAGCAATGACGGTTCCAACGAAAATGAACGGGGAGACATCGACCAACTGCTCCAGGCTGCCCACAATGATCGGGTCGACGAGTGAGCCAGTGGGGTCGACGGAAGGCGGTGTCGGCGCGACTGGGACTGGTGTCTCGCGTGACTCGGCGCCGTCGCCAGCGATGAGCTGTTCGACAATTCGAACAAGGTCGGCCGACGGCATCGCCGGTATTACGGAACGCGCCTCAGGCCAGAATGTGTCGGGCTGCGCCTGGCCATCCACCGGGAGAGTGAAGCGCCAGGGATGGCCAGCGGCTGTCGCGACGAGGTTGCTCGACGGGTCAAACCCCTCGATCGGTCGGGTAAAGAACAGATAGCGCTGTCCAATCCGCATCGGCGTGTACTCGCTGAACTGGGCCCGCGCCTGCGCGACCATCGACGGTGATAGCTCCGCCGGCACGTTGCCGTCCTCGACGGAGAGGACACCTTCAAGCTGGACCCCGTACAGCATTTCGGGGCCACGCTCGGTGAGATACCGCTCGACGGCGACGCCATAGGTCTGGCCGAGGTGGAAGATGTGGTCGTCGGGCTTGCTGTGATCATCAACATCCCGAGCCATGTTCACGATTCCACCGCGCGTCACAACCGTCCCGATGTAGATCTGCGGTGAGTTGCGGACCAGCACATCCAGTGACGGAACAATCACCGGATCCATTCGCACCTGGGTCACGCTGGGGGGTGTCGATTCGCCGCACCCGGAGAGGGCCAACGTGAGGATGACCACCGCGGCGCCAAGCAACCTTGCCATCACGATCTCCTATCCGATAATGCTGAGGACGAGATGCTGAACGAGATTTGGAGGCCGTCGGCTACGGCACGCCGTACTTGGCATTGATCGCATTCACATCATCCTGCCAGGGGCTGAAGATGACTTCGCGATTCCGGCCGGTGCGCATCAGCGCGTTGGAGACATCGGAGTGATCGATGCCCAGGCAATGACCCATCTCATGCCCGGCGGTGCTGCGCTTTTGAAGATCGGGCCGGCTTCCCGAGTTGGAGTAGGCGGTATTGCCGAAGAGGTAGCAGCGAGTGATCTCGTTTGTCTGCTGGTTCCAGTACCACGATTGCGGCCACTCCATGTAGCCAGCCGCGCCGTCGCCCGCGTTGTAGTACGTGTTCAGCACAACCGCTCCGGTTGACGGATAGTAGTGCCAGCGTGGCTTCGTGTTGCGCGTGTTTCAGTCATCGCGGGCTTGCTCGAAGGCGGTCTTCTACAACGAGGCGCCTTGCAGATTGCTGCCCCAGCGATAGGTCACCGGGACAGTTCCATCAAGCTGGGTTGACCACCACCAGGGAAAGTTCACGAACGCGAGCGTCGACTGCGCGATGAGCAGGAGACAGACGGTGGTGACGCCGATAACAACATGTCGCCTGCACGAATGTGACATCTGGAATCCCTCCTCATCATACAATCCGACGTCGACTGCACTTCAGCGAGGTCCGCATTACGGGGGAATGTGTTCGGTAGTGTAGCACAGGCTCAGCGCATCTGTCAACTTTCGTTGTTTGCGCAGAGTTCTCCTGGTGGGTAGCGCAACGATTTCATAGTGCGCATGTCGTCGCCAGGTTGCGCCGGCTTCGATCGTGCTATCGAAGCCGAGGTCGCCACATCGATTGCCTACGGTCGCTCATCGACACTCGGGACTATCCGTGGATAATGGGCCCCGTGAAGAATTTGGAGAACGAAACCGGAGAGACGCATGTCGACAGAGTCTGCTCGATCGCCCCGCCTGCGAGACCTCGGCATCAGCATCGGCACGCTGCCGACCGGCCCGCTGAACGCCATCACCGACGTCCCCGGCGTCCGCGTCGGCGTCACAACGCTGATCGAGGGGGACGGCCCGCTGGTCGTTGGGCAGGGACCGGTTCGCACCGGGGTCACTGCCATCCACCCGCACGAGGGTTCGACCTTCCTGGAGCAGGTGCCCGCCGCGATCGACGTCCTCAACGGAGCTGGCGAGATGACCGGTCACGCGCTGGTGGATGAGTACGGCCTGCTCTCCTCGCCCGTGCTGATCACCAACACGCTCTCGGTCGGCGCGGTCCACCAGGCAACCGTCGAGTGGATGAGCGAGCAGCACCCCGAGATCGGCCCGCGCGAGTGGGTCGCCCCGGTCATCGCCGAGACCTACGACGGCGCACTGAACGACGTCGCCGGCCAGCACGTCCATCGCGAGCACGTCCGCGCAGCGCTGGATTCGGCCACGGCCGGCCCGGTCCCCGAGGGCAACGTCGGCGGCGGCACCGGCATGCTGCTGTTTGGCTTCAAGGGTGGCACCGGCACGTCGTCCCGTCAGATCGAGGTCGATGGGAAGATCTACACCGTTGGCGTCCTCGTGCAGGGCAACTTCGGATCGCTGCCCGATCTGCTGGTCGATGGCGTCCCGGTCGGCCGCGTGCTGGAGCCGACAATCGGCGAACGCAACCTGCGCTTCCGCCGCCAGCAACGCCGCGAGGGCTCGATCATCACGATCATCGCCACCGACGCTCCGTTCTCCGAACGCCAGCTGGGCCGGCTCTGCCGGCGCGGCATGCTCGGCCTTGGCCGGGTCGGCTCAACCGCCGGGCACGGCTCCGGCGACATCCTGCTTGCCTTCTCAAACGCGCCGGAGAATCGCGTCCCGCGGTGGCCGGCCGGCCCACTGCTGCAGACCACGAGGCTGGCCGACGAGTGGATCGGGCCGTTCTTCTCCGCGACGATCGACGCCACGTCCGAGGCCGTCCTCAACGCGATGGTCGCTGCCGAGACGATGACCGGCCGCGACGGCATCACCGCCCACGCGCTGCCACACGACGAGCTACAGGCGATCATGCGACAACACGGGCGGTAGGGCCGGCCCTTTACCGGCGCCCACAGCAGGGCTGGGGACTTACTCCCCCTCTCCCAAGGTTGGGAGAGGGGCGGGGGGTGAGGGCCGTCCCCCATCCCTACGCTGCCCCCACGCACCCATCCCGCCAGACAGGTTCGCGACGTTCGCATGGCCGCGTTGCTTCAGCAGACTCGTCACCAGGCTGCTGCGGTAACCCGCGGCGCAGACGACGATGATCGGTTGCTCGGGGGCGCCATCAAGCATCTCCCCCTGAAGGAGCTGTTCGGCCGACACATTCAGCGCGCCGTCGATGTGGCCGAGCGCAAACTCCGCTCGGGTTCGAACATCGAGCACCCGGGCGCCGCCAGAAGCGATTCGCGGCGCGGCCATCTCAACGCTCATCTGCTCGATTTGCTGTACCGGCAGGCCGGCCGCTTCCCACGCATCCCGGTCGGCCACGACGTAGCCGCCGATCGCATCCAGCCCGATCCGGCCCAGCTGAATGACCGCCTCGCGCACGTCCTCCCGGTCGGCCACGACCAGCACGATCGGCCGGTCATACGAAGCAGACCAGCCAGCCCAGTTCGGCAGGCTCGATCCTACGCCGATATTCAGTGACCCCGGCAGGAAGCCGGTCCCGAACTCCTCTGCCGGCCGGACGTCGATCAACGTCACTGCTCCACGCTCCCCGGCCAGGATGGCGCGTAGCTCAGTCGGGTCCAGCTCGTCCGGCTGCGGTGGGCCGCCGAGGATCTGCGGCCCGCGCTTGTTCAGCTGCTTCATCACCGGAAAGTAGACCGGGGAGGCCGGCAGGTCATCGAGCATCAGCCGGATGAACGATTCCTCCGTCATCGGCTGAAAGGCGTAGTTGAACCGCTTCTCCTGCCCCATCGTCGTGCTCTCGGCATCGCCGATCGCCTTGCCGCACGCCGAGCCGGCCCCATGGCCCGGGTAGACGACGATGTCGTCGTCGAGCGCCATCAGCTTCTCGTGGATCGTCCCATAGAGCGCAGTCGCCAGCCCCTGGGTATAGGTCGCGCCAAGGAGATCTGGCCGGCCAACCGCGCCAACGAAGAGCATGTCGCCGCTGAACAGCATCGGCGCGCTGTCCGGCTCGGCTTCGTTGCCCACCAGGATGCAGATGTGCTCCGGCGTATGCCCCGGCGTCAGCAGGATCTCCAGGCGCAGCTCGCCAACCTCCAGCGTGTCTCCATCATGGACCGGCTGATGCGGGAACTCGTTCTCGCCGACGGCGCTGAGGAACATCGTCGCGCCAGTTCGTTCGGCCAGCTCACGGGCGCCGGATGCGTAGTCGGCATGGATGTGCGTTTCGAGAATATGGGTGATTGTCAAGTCGTGCGCAGAGGCCAGATCGAGATAAACCTCGACATCGCGGCGAGGGTCAATCACCACTGCCTGTCGGGAGTGAGCCGAGCCAAGCAGGAACGATGCCTGCGCGAGACCATCGGTATAGATCCGCTGGAAGAACACGGGAGACCTCACCTTCACTCACGGATTGCACACGCGCCGGCCGCGCGACGCCAGACGGGAAAGGTCGATGATACGCTTGGATCACGATGACAGCATCAGCTGGACGATCAACCGAAAACGACCGGGGGTCCTTGCCGTTCGGACCGGGCCTCGTTGTCGTGATCCTCGGCCTGTTACTGGTCGCGGTTGTCGCCGCCGGTGTCTGGCTGAACCATCGCGACCGCACGCCGGCCGAATCAGTCGTGACAATCGCCGCGCTCCGCGCCGACCCAACGCGCTACGACAACCAGATCGTCCATATCGAAGGGCAGGTTGAGGACGTCCGCGAGGCGCCATTCCTCTCCCAGTACGCACTGTACACCCTTCGCGATGAAACCGGCTCGATGCGTGTCCTGACCCAGCACGGCGCCCCGCCCACGGGCGCTCCAACCCGGCTGGTTGCTACTTACCATGCCAGCGTCACGCTCGACGACGAGTTACGCGCGATCATCCAGGATCGGCTCGGGGCCGCGGCCGGCGAGCTCACGCGACTACTGCCCGGCATTCCACTCAACGTCGTCTTTCTGGAGCAGGAGCGATACGAGCCGACGTCGTCCCGGCGTTCCCCGGCGCCCTTGCGATTGTTTGCCACGCAGCGACACGCCTCGGCGTCGTCGATACGCTATGTGGCGAGCAGGCACGACGACCGAACAGTCCACCCGGTCGCATTCCGAATCGGTTTAGCTGGGGGCAGTTCAGCTCTGGTTACGGTGGAGGGCCGCTGAATCTGCTGTCATCGCGGTCGGATCTTTGACCTTCTCGCGGAAGATGTCGCGAAGCTCGGCTTCCCGGGCAATCTTGGCTTCCTCGCCGGCCACCCGCACTGCCTCAAGGCGAGCCTTGATCTGATCGACGATCCCCGGCCTCGGCTCGACGTCCCCGACGACCCGGGCAACGCCGTCCGGTCCGCTCACCTCGAGCTCGACGCCGGCCTGCATCTCCAGCAGCTTCGACGCTGCGACGCCGACGCCAGTTCCGATCGCTGTGCCCACCAGGATCTTGATCCCGTTATTCACTGTGATCTCCTTTCCCGATCGGCCATTTCGGCGATCAGCGCGACCGCGAGCGTAGCAGCAGCAACAACAGCGCGACAACCCCGCCGAGCGCCCCGCCCAGCGCGGCAGCCGACGCCGGCGTCAGCAGCGGCTCGACTGGCCCGTCGGCGTGGCCGGCGAACAGTACGATGCGCGAGCCCTCGACCGTCGCCCGGTCGGTGCTGAGCAGGACAATCGCGCTGTCTTTGACTCGCGCTTCCTGAGCCACCACCTGGACGGCGCTCGATTTCAGCAGCACGACGTTGTCTGCGCCGATCGTCAGCGCGCCGGACTGGTCGAGCTGAGCAGACTTCGTCTCTAACGCCTTCGCGCCAGAGCGCTCCATCGACACACGCTCGGCGGTGATGCGCTCTGCGCCAGACCGATCGAGCAGCACCGTGGTCGCCGCGATATCACCGACATCGACCTTCGTCGCCTGCTTCGCCGGAATCGAGACTCTTCCTCCCGGCTGCTTCCAGATCGTGTCTCGCACGCCGGCTTCGCCGTTCTGGTTGTCCTGTCGCTCGTCACTCATCCATCACCGCCGCCAGACACTCACGAACGTCCACCAGGCCGGGGGACAACCGCATCTTACGGATCCTGGCATGCGAGCGTCAACGCGTGTTTGTGTCGCAACGAGGAAATCAGCGCCGCGCGGTATGCTTGAGGAGAATTGATGTAAGCCGGCCAGTGCGGCACGGCAAGGAGGACAATCGACAGATGGCTCGACCGCGAATGCGCGCAATTCCCCTCGGCGGTGTCGGCGAGGTTGGCAAGAATATGATGGCTATAGAGTACCGGGGCGACCTGGTGCTCATCGATGCCGGAGCAAAGTTCCCCGAAGAGGAGCAGCGCGGCATCGACCTGATCATCCCCGACACGACCTATCTCACCGAAAATCTCAACCGCTTCCGCGCTATCCTGCTGACCCATGGCCACGAGGACCACATCGGCTCACTCCCGTATCTCGTCCCGCAACTGGATAGCATCGCGCCGGTTCCCATGTACGGGTCCCGGCTGGCGCTAGCGTTTGCGCGGAACAAGCTGGAAGAGGCCAAGGCAGCGCACCTCGTCGATTTCATGCCGATCGATCCGGGCGTGAAATATCGTATCGGCCACCATATGGAGGTCGAATTCATCCCGGTCACCCACTCGATCCCCGGATCCATGGCGATCTCAATCAGCACGCCAGTCGGCCGGATGATCCACACGGGCGACTTCAAGTTCGATCCGACGCCGCCGCTCGGTCCGCACACCGACGAACGACGCCTGCGCCAGATGGGGGACGAGGGCGTTCTGGCCCTGTTCTCCGACACCGTCCGCATCGAGCGCGAGGGCAGCACGCCGAGCGAGGCGATCGTCTCCGAGACACTCGACCGGATCATCGGCCAGGCGCAGGGGCGCGTGATTCTGACATCGTTTGCGTCAAACATCCTCCGGCTGGAACAGGCAATCGAGAAGGCTGCCCATCACGGTCGGAAGGTCGCCGTCGTCGGGCGCAGCATGGTCCAATCGGTCGACGTCGCCCGCGACCTCGGCTATATCAACCCACCCCCCGGAGTCATGCGCCCGGTGGACGAGGTCACCAAGCTGCCGAAGAATCAGGTTATGATCCTGACCACCGGCTCGCAGGGTGAAGCCTCGGCCGCGTTGGCGCGAATGGCCAGCGGCGACCACCCGCAGCTGCGGATCGCCGAAGGGGACACGGTGATCCTGTCCGCCACACCCGTACCGGGCAACGAGGAGACCGTCTCGCAGACCATCGATAACCTGTTCCGCCGTGGCGCAAACGTCTGCTATTCCGCGATCGAGCCAAATGTCCACGTCTCCGGCCACGCCGCCCGTGACGAGCTGCGGCATATGATCGAGTTGTTGCGCCCGAAGTTCTGCGTCCCGATCCACGGTGAGTACCGTCACATGCACCTGTACAAGCAGATGGCAATCGAGACCGGCATCCCCAGCGCCAACATCCTGATCCCCGAGTCGGGCGTGCCGATCTCGTTCTCACGAATCGACGCGCGCAAGGATCCAGCCGTCAACGGCGGGTCGGTGCTGGTCGACGCGCTCGGCAACGAC is a window encoding:
- a CDS encoding matrixin family metalloprotease encodes the protein MLNTYYNAGDGAAGYMEWPQSWYWNQQTNEITRCYLFGNTAYSNSGSRPDLQKRSTAGHEMGHCLGIDHSDVSNALMRTGRNREVIFSPWQDDVNAINAKYGVP
- a CDS encoding P1 family peptidase, which translates into the protein MSTESARSPRLRDLGISIGTLPTGPLNAITDVPGVRVGVTTLIEGDGPLVVGQGPVRTGVTAIHPHEGSTFLEQVPAAIDVLNGAGEMTGHALVDEYGLLSSPVLITNTLSVGAVHQATVEWMSEQHPEIGPREWVAPVIAETYDGALNDVAGQHVHREHVRAALDSATAGPVPEGNVGGGTGMLLFGFKGGTGTSSRQIEVDGKIYTVGVLVQGNFGSLPDLLVDGVPVGRVLEPTIGERNLRFRRQQRREGSIITIIATDAPFSERQLGRLCRRGMLGLGRVGSTAGHGSGDILLAFSNAPENRVPRWPAGPLLQTTRLADEWIGPFFSATIDATSEAVLNAMVAAETMTGRDGITAHALPHDELQAIMRQHGR
- a CDS encoding rhodanese-like domain-containing protein, whose translation is MFFQRIYTDGLAQASFLLGSAHSRQAVVIDPRRDVEVYLDLASAHDLTITHILETHIHADYASGARELAERTGATMFLSAVGENEFPHQPVHDGDTLEVGELRLEILLTPGHTPEHICILVGNEAEPDSAPMLFSGDMLFVGAVGRPDLLGATYTQGLATALYGTIHEKLMALDDDIVVYPGHGAGSACGKAIGDAESTTMGQEKRFNYAFQPMTEESFIRLMLDDLPASPVYFPVMKQLNKRGPQILGGPPQPDELDPTELRAILAGERGAVTLIDVRPAEEFGTGFLPGSLNIGVGSSLPNWAGWSASYDRPIVLVVADREDVREAVIQLGRIGLDAIGGYVVADRDAWEAAGLPVQQIEQMSVEMAAPRIASGGARVLDVRTRAEFALGHIDGALNVSAEQLLQGEMLDGAPEQPIIVVCAAGYRSSLVTSLLKQRGHANVANLSGGMGAWGQRRDGGRPSPPAPLPTLGEGE
- a CDS encoding amidohydrolase; amino-acid sequence: MVVTETFREEIEEWLPELIETRRDFHRHPEMGLEEVRTSGIVAERLRAIGYEDVRTGIGVTGVKAVLRGGRPGKTLLLRADMDALPIEEQNDVEYRSTVSGVMHACGHDGHTAMLMSVARLLYPKRDEIPGTIVFCFQPAEEGRGGARAMIADGVLEDPTVDAAIGLHLMSYYPVGMAAAISGPAMSGAHGFHATIQGRGGHGATPHKTIDALVIAAEVVTTLQTLVAREVDPQQPAVVTVGTLHAGTTAGNIIADSATMRGTVRWFDPAVGDYMAERLPKLIEGIAEAMRGSATVEYRTGGKATINDPGVTAIVHEALAEIIGEENVITGPPLMGSEDFSEFTDRIPASFFFVGSRDDETGKNFDHHHPRFDLDERSLPLGVEMMAKAALRWLEANAEG
- a CDS encoding NUDIX domain-containing protein, with protein sequence MTTDPQDELFDILDAESRPTGMAKPRRLVHRDGDWHGAIHIWIGAIVAGVPTVIYQRRSLTKDTWPGALDVAVGGHIRAGETLAETVREAEEELGLALTLDDLTPIGRRFTDWSADGVIDREAQEVFALRCDQPLAAYRLHPEEVAAVIAIDIDAAESLFTGHVDAIPAWEHARGAAEDHPITVHRADIAGYGARYPLAALAALRAVLRGETPEPFELGASEQ
- a CDS encoding GlsB/YeaQ/YmgE family stress response membrane protein, translated to MDLIIWLITGLIAGAAAMFAIYRSIPTQPATIGGALVIGLVGGWLGGWIGNLIGLNAVNWIGSIVVGFLGSFALLWVINRVTPDRSQRS
- a CDS encoding YgeY family selenium metabolism-linked hydrolase; translation: MTGWDDVVELTRRLVAAKSFTSVGEQEAIEVARQAMVALGYADVQIDEIGNLTGRMGGSGAGCIVFDGHIDTVGVGDESAWASDPFVAAERDGRLYGRGTSDMKGAIAAMLVGIARLNHDPAPCDAIVSVSIAEEAVEGYALGKVLDRYPARAVVIGESTSLHLATGQRGRAEIVLETFGIPAHSSTPHLGRNPIRAMGTLGNVIANLPPPTDDFLGPGTIEITDIMSHPYPGLSMIPERCVATFDRRLLLGETEEDVLAEMQSIVDAYTQNDPTLKARVAFGVDRFQTWTGYEVDAVNFAPAWRTPDDHPIVQAAMNALVSAGLMPMHTHYAFCTNGSESAGRRGIPTVGFGPGSEAEAHRIDESVEIAHLTAAATGYEYLARELIRL